The following DNA comes from Corynebacterium urogenitale.
CGCGTGCGCCCCGAATGGATGTATGGAGGCTTACATACGAATTGTTGTAAGTCCCGCGTGATTGCTGGGCTTACTTGTAGCGGTAGACGATACGGCCGCGGGTCAGGTCGTATGGGGAAAGCTCAACCACCACACGATCCTCTGGGAGAATACGGATGTAGTGCTGACGCATCTTGCCGGAGATGTGTGCGAGCACCTTGTGCCCATTGTCCAGCTCGA
Coding sequences within:
- the infA gene encoding translation initiation factor IF-1, which codes for MAKKEGAIEVEGRIVEPLPNAMFRVELDNGHKVLAHISGKMRQHYIRILPEDRVVVELSPYDLTRGRIVYRYK